One genomic window of Opisthocomus hoazin isolate bOpiHoa1 chromosome 16, bOpiHoa1.hap1, whole genome shotgun sequence includes the following:
- the LOC142363352 gene encoding coiled-coil domain-containing protein 30-like: MLGNRFTINFIATPGPSPTPTRVLATGIAQGFLFAPLESRLGEQAPSAFQPRAINEDAQPVQQSSETLHKRCQEVIENIEGRNSQLLHKLQKLAQEHEDLVERNEELESILGETQIQTKQEKEQFESEVEGLHRKITSLEMELLEAQKNKTEKSEEEEASSGAQEMEEMLESCQETIEKLGTQLGERRERRKQLASELELLREDLKAEKKALGSQSLSDERFRQQKEKMQQLRQDLRRVQNLCSSAERELRYEREKNVDLQKQNLLLQQECTKVKAELKQARAKLSDTTETCSSLSAQWEKSQQKVKELEQELLKCSQADKVQSSLQEKLAQEKSKACEAQEKISKLQQKLKDSQHQLLLVEARVSDKKLLEEELKEAWDNEARVQQELHEEQLKRKLLEQQVEELRQQLRHSRETEASLAKMHVELQAKTLHVPEDEKKTDLREHLQCQKENQKLSEQLSLLKDENKALYEEGVRLLNQKDLCVRKYNEMQLRHKDKIRRAKETFIHEVKQRGSRIKQLENELSESKLQVEKGKVLIAHITAKNEKLLQERRRLLQKVSDQEETPWSNRSTAATLQSRVKILDEENVRLHESKLHLSDHVPTSQQVLRSIHAPTMEDSKSVNFSEHQPQSKVLPSPRTSFPSREPPDSLSTLKATSDMKPEGEAESQDSPFSLSPSQPSEIGYLNVALPGDTTASQLQEESQSVSSENF, from the exons aTGCTCGGTAACAGATTTActatca ATTTCATCgctactccgggtccgtctcccactccaacaagaGTGCTTGCTACAGGTATTGCCCAGGGCTTCTTGTTTGCCCCTCTCGAAAGCAGACTGGGCGAACAGGCCCCCTCTGCATTTCAGCCCCGTGCCATCAATGAAGACGCACAGCCTGTGCAACAGAGCAGTGAAACACTTCATAAAAG GTGCCAAGAGGTGATTGAAAACATCGAGGGCAGGAATTCACAGCTCCTTCACAAGCTGCAGAAACTGGCGCAGGAGCACGAGGATTTGGTTGAGCGCAATGAAGAGCTGGAATCCATTCTGGGAGAGACCCAGATCCAAACCAAGCAGGAGAAGGAACAGTTTGAGAGTGAGGTGGAGGGGCTTCACCGGAAA ATCACAAGTTTAGAAATGGAGTTACTTGAAGCGCAGAAGAACAAAACTGAGAagagtgaggaagaagaggcaTCGTCTGGAGCACAAGAGATGGAAGAG ATGCTGGAAAGCTGTCAGGAGACGATAGAAAAGTTAGGAACTCAGCTGGGAGAGCGGAGAGAACGGAGAAAGCAACTTGCATCTGAGCTTGAACTGTTAAGAGAAGACCTGAAGGCTGAGAAGAAGGCACTGGGCAGCCAG AGTCTGTCCGACGAGAGATTCcggcagcagaaggaaaagatgcagcaactgCGGCAGGACTTGCGTCGCGTTCAGAACTTGTGCAGCTCAGCCGAGAGGGAGCTGAGATACGAAAGGGAGAAGAACGTCGACTTACAAAAGCAAAACCTGTTGCTCCAGCAGGAGTGCACCAAG GTCAAAGCTGAGCTGAAGCAAGCCCGGGCAAAGCTCTCGGACACAACTGAAACGTGCTCCTCTCTCTCAGCACAGTGGGAAAAAAGCCAGCAGAAGGTCAAAGAACTCGAACAAGAGCTCCTGAAGTGCTCCCAGGCCGATAAAGTGCAGAGCAGTCTGCAAGAGAAACTTGCACAGGAGAAATCCAAAGCATGCGAAGCACAAGAAAAG ATTTCAAAACTCCAGCAAAAGCTAAAAGATTCCCAGCACCAACTCCTGCTGGTAGAGGCCCGTGTTTCAGACAAGAAGCTCCTGGAAGAGGAATTGAAGGAGGCCTGGGACAATGAAGCTCGTGTGCAGCAAGAACTTCACGAGGAACAGCTGAAAAG GAagctcctggagcagcaggtggaggagctgcggcagcagctccGGCACTCGCGGGAGACGGAGGCATCGCTGGCCAAGATGCACGTGGAGCTGCAGGCTAAGACTCTGCACGTCCCAGAAGACGAGAAGAAAACTGACTTAAGGGAG CACCTCCAGTGTCAGAAGGAGAACCAAAAGCTTTCAGAGCAACTTTCACTGCTGAAGGATGAAAACAAAGCCCTTTACGAGGAAGGAGTCCGTCTCCTGAACCAGAAGGATCTGTGTGTCAG GAAATATAACGAAATGCAGCTCCGCCACAAAGACAAGATCCGCAGAGCCAAGGAGACCTTTATCCACGAGGTGAAACAAAGGGGCAGCAGAATTAAGCAGCTTGAAAATGAGCTCAGCGAGTCAAAGCTCCAGGTGGAAAAG GGGAAGGTGCTGATTGCACACATCACTGCCAAGAACGAGAAATTACTCCAGGAAAGAAGACGGCTCCTCCAGAAGGTATCTGACCAAGAGGAGACGCCTTGGAGCAACCGGTCTACGGCTGCCACCCTGCAGAGCAG AGTGAAGATCCTGGACGAGGAGAATGTGCGGCTGCACGAGAGCAAACTCCATCTCTCCGACCACGTGCCCACCTCACAGCAAGTGCTGAGGAGCATCCACGCTCCCACCATGGAG GACTCGAAGAGTGTTAACTTCTCCGAACACCAGCCACAGAGTAAGGTGTTGCCATCTCCCCGTACCAG cttcccgtcaagagaaccgccagactctctcagcaccctgaaggccacgtcagacatgaagcctgaaggagaagctgaaagccaagactcacccttttccttatccccctctcaaccttctgagattgggtacttaaatgttgctttgcctggagacaccacagcctcccagctgcaggaggagagtcagagtgtcagctctgagaacttctaa